In Crinalium epipsammum PCC 9333, the following are encoded in one genomic region:
- a CDS encoding protein kinase domain-containing protein — translation MRSQSVPVGGATPKGLGESQSVPVGGATPKGLGESPGIPIKSTQSALIIPGMSYCLNTNCENPQNPPGAKYCESCGTTLLLGDRYRAIKQIGQGGFGRTFLAVDEYKPSKPYCVIKQFFPQDASFPKAKPLFQQEAVLQESLGKHPQIPDLLAHFEQDDRLYLVQEFIDGQNLGEELIKNGCFSEAQIWALLNDLLPVLQFIHEGHLIHRDIKPENIIRRQADSKLFLVDFGASKTTNSSVAKTGTMIGTLGYVAPEQLEGNAVFASDLYSLGLTCVHLMTGIHPFRLLTVGINTWRNHLSNPISSQLSRVIHKLLLPDTLHRYQSAAEVQLETNYFTSLHPAAIGSPLALPIPSANNSALIVSKIGAADYRSISQAIKNAQQGSRILVRPGFYQESLVIDKPLEIVGDGSVADIIVESKGSSCIRMQTGYAVVRGLTLRHRAGNFTSLFDKSSYAVDIPQGQLILENCDINSAVATGIKIHGASADPRIRGCRIHNGKGCGVLVSKNGRGTLEGCDIFGNNFEVQITEGGNPILRRCQIHNGKGFGVWIDENSKGTVEDCDIFGNIEVGVYIGDGSNGIIQRCRINRNEGHAVCVSVNGTGTVENCDLTGNIVGAWNIATGGLLYYQGNKE, via the coding sequence ATGCGTTCGCAAAGCGTCCCCGTTGGCGGAGCCACCCCGAAGGGGTTAGGCGAATCGCAAAGCGTCCCTGTTGGCGGAGCCACCCCAAAGGGGTTAGGCGAATCGCCAGGTATCCCTATAAAATCGACTCAATCTGCGCTTATCATTCCAGGTATGTCTTATTGCCTGAATACAAATTGCGAAAATCCTCAAAATCCACCTGGAGCAAAGTATTGCGAAAGTTGTGGTACAACGTTGCTATTGGGCGATCGCTATCGCGCCATTAAACAAATCGGTCAAGGTGGCTTTGGTAGAACTTTTTTAGCGGTAGATGAATACAAACCATCAAAGCCTTACTGTGTAATTAAGCAATTTTTTCCCCAAGACGCTAGTTTTCCCAAGGCAAAGCCACTGTTTCAACAAGAAGCTGTGCTACAAGAAAGTTTGGGAAAACATCCCCAAATTCCAGACCTATTAGCACATTTTGAGCAGGATGATCGCCTCTATTTAGTACAAGAATTTATCGACGGACAAAACTTAGGTGAAGAATTAATTAAAAATGGCTGTTTTAGTGAAGCCCAAATTTGGGCTTTACTTAATGATTTATTGCCAGTATTGCAGTTTATCCATGAAGGACATTTAATCCACCGAGATATTAAACCGGAAAATATTATTCGTCGTCAGGCTGATAGCAAACTATTTTTAGTCGATTTTGGTGCTAGTAAAACTACTAATTCATCAGTAGCTAAAACTGGTACTATGATTGGAACTCTGGGATATGTTGCCCCAGAACAGCTTGAAGGCAATGCTGTTTTTGCCAGTGACCTTTATAGTTTAGGACTTACCTGTGTCCATTTAATGACAGGAATTCACCCATTTCGCTTATTAACTGTAGGTATTAATACTTGGCGTAATCACTTAAGTAATCCTATTAGCAGCCAATTGAGCCGTGTAATTCACAAACTACTGCTTCCAGATACTCTTCACCGTTATCAATCAGCAGCAGAGGTACAGCTAGAAACAAATTATTTTACATCTTTACATCCAGCAGCAATCGGTTCACCCCTAGCCCTTCCAATACCAAGCGCAAATAATTCAGCACTGATTGTCTCTAAAATTGGTGCGGCTGATTATAGAAGTATTAGCCAAGCGATTAAAAATGCTCAACAGGGAAGTAGAATTTTAGTCCGTCCAGGTTTCTATCAGGAAAGTTTAGTTATTGATAAACCCTTGGAAATTGTGGGTGATGGCTCAGTAGCAGATATTATTGTTGAAAGTAAAGGCTCATCCTGTATCAGGATGCAAACAGGTTATGCGGTAGTACGCGGTTTAACTTTACGTCACCGCGCTGGCAATTTTACATCTTTATTTGATAAATCCTCTTACGCTGTTGATATTCCCCAGGGGCAATTAATTCTAGAAAATTGTGATATTAATTCAGCAGTAGCAACTGGTATAAAAATTCATGGTGCATCTGCTGACCCTCGCATTCGTGGATGCAGAATTCATAATGGCAAAGGTTGTGGCGTTTTGGTGAGCAAAAATGGTCGTGGAACTTTGGAGGGTTGCGACATTTTTGGCAATAATTTTGAGGTACAAATTACTGAGGGTGGTAATCCTATCTTACGTAGATGCCAAATTCATAATGGAAAAGGGTTTGGCGTTTGGATTGATGAAAATAGTAAAGGAACTGTAGAAGACTGCGATATTTTTGGGAATATCGAGGTGGGTGTTTATATTGGGGATGGTAGTAATGGTATTATTCAGCGATGCAGAATTAATCGCAATGAAGGTCATGCTGTTTGTGTATCAGTCAACGGCACTGGTACTGTAGAAAACTGCGATTTGACGGGTAATATTGTGGGCGCGTGGAATATTGCTACTGGTGGTTTACTTTACTATCAAGGTAATAAGGAGTAG
- the menD gene encoding 2-succinyl-5-enolpyruvyl-6-hydroxy-3-cyclohexene-1-carboxylic-acid synthase codes for MSIDFRNTNSVWASILATTLQRLGLTTAVICPGSRSTPLAVAFAQHPQIEAIPVLDERSASFFALGIAKRTHRPVVLVCTSGTAGANFYPAIIEAKESRIPLIVLTADRPPEMRDCHSGQTIDQVKLYGNYPNWQTELAVPSLDIKLLRYLRQTIMYAWERSHFPTPGVVHLNIPFRDPLAPIPELEAEVFKSQLQPEEFFAGITPYIQTQTSSIPNLETIIEKWLQCERGIIIAGVAQPIQPEEYCSAIAHLSKLLKFPVLAEGLSPVRNYAQLNPYLISTYDLILRNQQLAQQLTPEIVIQIGDLPTSKELRTWLESLQPEQWIIDPSHHNLDSLHNQTHHLRISVEQLSFVAQKYLLSKQSQYNRLNEIPNSSYIDLWCNSEASVRSSIDQTMISMQELFEGKLAWLLSQTLPQKTPIFISNSMPVRDVEFFWKPNNSEIQPFFNRGANGIDGTLSTALGIAHRHQSSIMLTGDLALLHDTNGFLLRNKFFGSITIILINNNGGGIFEMLPIFKFDPPFEEFFATPQNINFADLCTTYNVDYELITSWEHLQQLLNPLPTTGIRVLELRTNRTTDANWRKNNLSKFALTISSLK; via the coding sequence ATGTCTATAGATTTTCGCAATACTAATTCTGTTTGGGCTTCAATTCTAGCAACAACTCTACAGCGACTAGGATTAACCACAGCCGTTATTTGCCCTGGATCTCGCTCAACGCCTTTAGCAGTCGCCTTTGCACAACATCCCCAAATAGAAGCAATTCCCGTTTTAGATGAACGTTCCGCATCCTTTTTTGCTTTAGGAATAGCAAAACGGACACATCGTCCTGTGGTATTAGTTTGTACTTCTGGGACTGCTGGAGCAAACTTTTATCCAGCAATAATTGAAGCTAAAGAAAGTCGTATACCACTAATAGTTTTAACAGCAGATCGTCCGCCAGAAATGCGAGATTGTCATTCTGGGCAGACAATAGATCAAGTAAAATTATATGGCAATTATCCTAACTGGCAAACTGAATTAGCAGTGCCTAGTTTAGATATTAAACTATTGCGTTACCTGCGACAGACAATTATGTATGCTTGGGAGCGATCGCACTTTCCTACCCCTGGTGTCGTCCATCTTAACATTCCCTTTCGCGACCCCCTTGCCCCTATCCCAGAATTAGAAGCCGAAGTTTTCAAGTCGCAACTTCAGCCAGAAGAATTTTTTGCGGGAATAACCCCATATATTCAGACGCAAACATCATCTATTCCAAATCTTGAAACTATCATCGAAAAATGGCTGCAATGTGAGCGAGGAATTATTATTGCTGGCGTTGCACAACCAATTCAACCAGAAGAATATTGTAGTGCGATCGCACACCTTTCTAAACTATTAAAATTCCCTGTTCTAGCTGAAGGACTATCTCCAGTTAGAAACTACGCCCAACTTAACCCATACTTAATATCCACATACGATTTAATTCTGCGAAATCAACAACTAGCACAACAACTAACACCAGAAATAGTCATTCAAATAGGTGACTTACCTACAAGTAAAGAATTGCGTACCTGGCTAGAATCTCTTCAACCTGAACAATGGATAATTGATCCTAGTCATCACAACCTTGATTCTCTGCATAACCAAACCCACCACCTACGAATATCTGTAGAACAATTAAGTTTTGTAGCGCAAAAATATTTATTATCAAAACAATCGCAATATAACCGCCTTAACGAAATACCCAACTCGTCTTATATAGATTTATGGTGTAATAGCGAAGCCAGCGTTAGGTCATCCATTGACCAAACAATGATTAGTATGCAGGAGTTATTTGAAGGAAAACTTGCCTGGTTACTTTCCCAAACACTACCACAAAAAACCCCCATCTTCATTTCTAATAGTATGCCCGTGAGAGATGTGGAATTTTTCTGGAAACCTAATAATTCTGAAATTCAACCTTTTTTCAATCGGGGCGCAAATGGTATTGATGGCACTTTATCCACAGCTTTAGGCATTGCCCACCGTCATCAAAGCAGTATTATGTTAACTGGTGATTTGGCTTTATTGCACGATACAAACGGCTTTTTACTTAGAAATAAGTTTTTTGGAAGCATCACCATTATTTTAATTAATAATAACGGCGGGGGCATTTTTGAAATGTTGCCTATATTTAAATTTGACCCGCCTTTTGAAGAATTTTTTGCAACACCACAAAATATTAATTTTGCTGACTTGTGTACTACTTATAACGTAGATTATGAATTAATTACATCCTGGGAACATCTACAACAGCTACTCAACCCACTACCAACAACAGGTATTAGAGTTTTAGAGTTACGCACCAATAGAACAACCGATGCTAACTGGCGAAAGAATAACTTAAGCAAATTTGCTCTGACAATTAGTAGTTTAAAATAG